A window of Apium graveolens cultivar Ventura chromosome 8, ASM990537v1, whole genome shotgun sequence contains these coding sequences:
- the LOC141679825 gene encoding uncharacterized protein LOC141679825, translated as MTKWVEAKVMRIINQQDCIKFMDNILMRFGIPKVLVSDNGPQFIGSEFESYLQELWIKHKKSSVAYPQGNGQVEVTNRILLRGIEKRLKESKSKWPEELPSVLWSYRISSRTSTGDTPFKLAYGTEAMLPIEVGSPSHRAINFDEVANEEGLRTNIELIDEVWDQVVEKMERYKEKAREHFSKKSRVKNFQVGNLVLRDTEVSDPINTGKLMPKWEGPYKVKNQEPTNS; from the coding sequence ATGACCAAATGGGTTGAAGCGAAAGTAATGAGGATAATAAACCAACAAGATTGTATAAAGTTTATGGACAatattttgatgaggttcgggatcccgaAAGTCCTAGTATCAGATAACGGACCACAGTTCATCGGATCAGAATTTGAGTCCTACCTCCAGGAGCTCTGGATCAAGCACAAAAAGTCATCAGTAGCATATCCCCAAGGGAATGGACAAGTGGAAGTCACGAACAGAATTCTGCTCCGGGGTATTGAGAAAAGACTCAAAGAAAGCAAGagcaaatggccagaagaactaccaAGTGTACTTTGGTCCTATCGGATAAGCTCCAGGACAAGCACTGGAGATACTCCATTCAAACTAGCTTATGGTACAGAAGCAATGCTTCCTATTGAGGTGGGATCTCCTTCTCACAGGGCAATAAATTTTGATGAAGTAGCCAATGAAGAAGGACTCAGAACAAATATTGAGTTAATTGATGAGGTCTGGGACCAAGTTGTAGAAAAGATGGAGAGATACAAGGAGAAGGCCAGGGAGCATTTCAGTAAGAAGTCcagagtcaaaaacttccaagttggaAACTTGGTTCTTCGAGACACAGAAGTATCAGATCCTATAAACACTGGAAAGCTtatgcccaaatgggaaggaccatacaaggtcaaaaaCCAGGAACCTACAAACTCCTGA